The following are from one region of the Shinella sp. PSBB067 genome:
- a CDS encoding YicC/YloC family endoribonuclease, producing MTLQSMTGFARVEGTSGRTRWAWELRSVNGKGLDMRLRLPPGLEALEADVRRLAGEAFSRGNLQVGLSTSVSEAQIEAVVNQGALAAVLALRDQLAGTIDPAPVRLDTLLSVRGIVDFREAEESEAERNARDADIRAGFAEAVRCLADMRRKEGSALAGVLLGQVDRIEALTQIVEADPSRSVASVAERLAGQVAVLLQGATALDRDRLHQEAALLATKADLREEIDRLKAHVAAARELIAAGGPIGRKLDFLAQEFNRESNTICSKSNAAAVTAAGIELKVVIDQFREQVQNLE from the coding sequence ATGACGTTGCAATCGATGACCGGCTTTGCGCGGGTCGAGGGAACCAGCGGACGCACGCGCTGGGCTTGGGAGCTGCGTTCCGTGAACGGCAAGGGGCTCGACATGCGCCTGCGCCTGCCGCCGGGGCTGGAGGCGCTGGAGGCGGACGTGCGGCGCCTTGCCGGCGAGGCCTTCTCGCGCGGCAATCTCCAGGTCGGCCTTTCGACCAGCGTCAGCGAGGCGCAGATCGAGGCCGTCGTGAACCAGGGCGCGCTTGCCGCCGTGCTGGCGCTGCGCGACCAGCTCGCCGGCACCATCGATCCCGCGCCGGTCAGGCTCGACACCCTGCTCTCCGTGCGCGGCATCGTCGATTTCCGCGAAGCGGAGGAGAGCGAGGCCGAACGCAACGCGCGCGACGCCGACATCCGCGCGGGCTTTGCCGAGGCGGTGCGCTGTCTTGCCGACATGCGGCGCAAGGAGGGAAGCGCGCTTGCCGGCGTGCTTCTCGGCCAGGTCGACCGCATCGAGGCGCTGACGCAGATCGTCGAGGCCGATCCCTCGCGCAGCGTCGCGTCGGTTGCCGAGCGGCTGGCCGGGCAGGTCGCGGTGCTACTGCAGGGCGCCACCGCGCTCGACCGGGACCGGCTGCACCAGGAGGCGGCGCTGCTCGCCACCAAGGCGGACCTGCGCGAGGAGATTGACCGGCTGAAGGCGCATGTGGCGGCCGCGCGCGAGCTCATCGCCGCCGGCGGCCCGATCGGCCGCAAGCTCGATTTTCTCGCACAGGAATTTAACCGGGAATCGAATACGATCTGTTCCAAGTCGAACGCCGCTGCTGTAACGGCTGCAGGCATCGAGCTGAAGGTCGTCATCGACCAGTTCAGGGAACAGGTCCAGAATTTGGAGTAG
- the gmk gene encoding guanylate kinase yields the protein MAEPSKQIHIERRGLMLVISSPSGAGKSTIARNLLEADPGLSLSVSVTTRQRRASEIAGRHYHFINHKEFERLRDSHALLEWAEVHGNFYGTPREPVEEAMSAGRDMLFDIDWQGAQQLQEKMPADVVSIFILPPSMTELQSRLHRRAEDTEEVIQTRLANSCAEIEHWREYDYVILNDDLSVAFDAVQSIVKAERLRRDRRHGLFEFVTNLVTEKPVL from the coding sequence ATGGCCGAACCGTCGAAGCAGATCCACATCGAGCGCCGCGGGCTCATGCTCGTCATCTCCTCGCCGTCGGGCGCCGGCAAGTCGACCATCGCCCGCAACCTGCTGGAGGCCGATCCCGGCCTCAGCCTCTCGGTCAGCGTGACGACACGCCAGCGCCGCGCCAGCGAGATCGCCGGCCGGCACTACCATTTCATCAACCACAAGGAATTCGAGCGCCTGCGCGACAGCCACGCGCTGCTCGAATGGGCCGAGGTACACGGCAATTTCTACGGCACGCCGCGCGAGCCGGTGGAGGAAGCCATGTCCGCCGGCCGCGACATGCTCTTCGACATCGACTGGCAGGGCGCCCAGCAGCTCCAGGAGAAGATGCCGGCCGACGTCGTCTCGATCTTCATCCTCCCGCCCTCGATGACCGAGCTGCAATCGCGCCTGCATCGCCGCGCGGAGGACACGGAGGAGGTCATCCAGACGCGCCTCGCCAATTCCTGCGCCGAGATCGAGCATTGGCGGGAATACGACTACGTCATCCTCAACGACGACCTCTCGGTCGCCTTCGATGCCGTGCAGAGCATCGTCAAGGCCGAGCGCCTGCGCCGCGACCGGCGGCACGGACTGTTCGAGTTCGTGACGAATCTGGTGACGGAGAAGCCGGTTCTGTAA
- the rsmA gene encoding 16S rRNA (adenine(1518)-N(6)/adenine(1519)-N(6))-dimethyltransferase RsmA, with protein sequence MAALDGLPPLRDVIQRHGLDARKALGQNFLLDLNLTQKIARTAGPVENHTVIEVGPGPGGLTRAILALGAKRVIAIERDARCLPALAEISDHYPGRLTVIEGDALKTDFEALAPGEPVRIIANLPYNVGTQLLVNWLLPKTWPPFWESLTLMFQREVGLRIVAEENDDHYGRLGVLCGWRTHARMAFDVPPQAFTPPPKVTSSVVHLEPIANPLACDVGTLERVTQAAFGQRRKMLRQSVKSLGGEALLARAEIDPQRRAETLSVEEFVRLANAM encoded by the coding sequence ATGGCGGCACTCGACGGACTTCCGCCGCTGCGCGACGTCATCCAGCGGCATGGGCTCGACGCCAGGAAGGCGCTCGGCCAGAACTTCCTGCTCGACCTGAATCTCACCCAGAAGATCGCCCGCACCGCCGGCCCGGTCGAGAACCATACGGTGATCGAAGTGGGGCCCGGTCCGGGCGGCCTGACGCGCGCCATCCTTGCGCTCGGCGCGAAACGCGTGATCGCCATTGAGCGCGACGCCCGCTGCCTGCCGGCGCTGGCGGAAATCTCCGACCACTATCCGGGCCGCCTGACGGTCATCGAAGGCGATGCGCTGAAAACGGATTTCGAGGCGCTGGCACCCGGCGAGCCCGTCCGCATCATCGCCAACCTGCCCTACAATGTCGGCACGCAGCTCCTGGTCAACTGGCTGCTGCCGAAGACATGGCCGCCCTTCTGGGAATCGCTGACGCTGATGTTCCAGCGCGAGGTGGGCCTGCGCATCGTCGCCGAGGAGAACGACGACCACTACGGCCGGCTCGGCGTGCTCTGCGGCTGGCGCACCCATGCGCGCATGGCCTTCGACGTGCCGCCGCAGGCCTTCACGCCGCCGCCGAAGGTGACGTCCTCCGTCGTGCATCTGGAACCGATCGCCAATCCGCTGGCCTGCGATGTGGGCACGCTGGAGCGCGTCACCCAGGCTGCCTTCGGCCAGCGCCGCAAGATGCTGCGCCAGAGCGTGAAATCGCTCGGCGGCGAGGCGCTGCTGGCGCGGGCGGAGATCGATCCGCAGCGGCGGGCGGAGACGCTGAGCGTGGAAGAGTTCGTGCGGCTGGCGAACGCGATGTAG
- a CDS encoding LPS-assembly protein LptD encodes MAAGDRKTNRWLKAALLAGAATCALTCASAVPSLAQSPDIARMEPSIPEGSKLILAANELVYNRDNETVVARGAVQINYGGYKLVAREVEYDQKTGRLKARGNIELIEPTGNRLYGEEMDLSDDFANGFVNALRIETTDLTKLAATSGERVDNEEMILNHAVYTACTPCATDPTHRGLWEIKAERVVQNGRTKTIRLERARFEMFGRPIAYIPVLEVPDHTVKRKTGFLFPQFSYAQKLGLGVTTPYYIAIAPDVDATLSPTVLTRQGFLMEAEFRKRFHNGLVTLRTAGIKQMDSDTFTPGKSDNLADGFRGMVASTGQFRINPRWSFGWKVMAQTDNNFSRTYDIDGFNDNTFVNQGYLSGLGRRNSFDLRAFYFDVQDADPDDNAERKQAIAQTLDHEYIVPQPVLGGELSVTTNITNIDRDLADTVTIGTSDRFLGLEGGMTRLTSEVEWKRQFVVPGGLVLTPLLAARGDIHRLDMRAPGGGLNPYGGAYETGGSATRSMLTAGLEARYPILATTDYSTHLFEPIAQLYVRPDEDLAGGLPNEDSQSFVFDATNLFERDKFSGFDRIEGGTRANLGLRYTGTFDNGVLVRSIVGQSFHLGGVNSFATPDLVNAGANSGLDTDRSDYVGMAGVDLPNGISFSTSARLDKDDLSLRRSDTSLRFDGAKVETEFTYTRVAAQPDYGSLETASELQSKAAFKFHDYWSVFGSLTYDIGNHVISRNGIGLSYDDRDTVFSIVYEQTRDRGNTNANDWSIGARLMFRTLGDIKVGDATLTGFE; translated from the coding sequence GTGGCGGCAGGCGACCGCAAAACGAATAGGTGGTTGAAAGCCGCCCTGCTTGCAGGTGCGGCAACGTGCGCGCTCACCTGTGCATCCGCCGTCCCTTCCCTTGCGCAGTCGCCGGACATCGCCCGGATGGAGCCGAGCATTCCCGAGGGCAGCAAGCTGATCCTCGCGGCCAACGAACTCGTCTACAACAGGGACAACGAGACGGTCGTCGCGCGCGGCGCCGTGCAGATCAATTACGGCGGCTACAAGCTCGTCGCCCGCGAGGTCGAATACGACCAGAAGACGGGCCGGCTGAAGGCACGCGGCAATATCGAGCTCATCGAGCCGACCGGCAACCGCCTCTACGGCGAGGAAATGGACCTGTCGGACGACTTCGCCAACGGGTTCGTCAACGCGCTGCGCATCGAGACCACCGACCTCACCAAGCTGGCCGCCACCAGCGGCGAGCGCGTCGACAACGAGGAGATGATCCTCAACCACGCCGTCTACACGGCCTGTACGCCCTGCGCCACGGACCCGACGCATCGCGGCCTGTGGGAGATCAAGGCCGAGCGCGTCGTGCAGAACGGCCGCACCAAGACCATTCGCCTCGAACGCGCCCGCTTCGAGATGTTCGGCAGGCCGATCGCCTATATTCCGGTGCTCGAAGTGCCGGACCATACCGTCAAGCGCAAGACCGGCTTCCTCTTCCCGCAGTTCAGCTACGCCCAGAAGCTCGGCCTCGGCGTGACGACGCCCTATTACATCGCGATCGCACCCGATGTGGACGCGACGCTTTCGCCCACCGTGCTGACCAGGCAGGGCTTCCTGATGGAAGCGGAATTCCGCAAGCGCTTCCACAACGGCCTCGTGACGCTGCGTACCGCCGGCATCAAGCAGATGGATTCGGACACCTTCACGCCGGGCAAAAGCGACAACCTGGCGGACGGCTTCCGCGGGATGGTCGCCTCCACCGGCCAGTTCCGGATCAATCCGCGCTGGTCGTTCGGCTGGAAGGTGATGGCGCAGACCGACAACAACTTCTCGCGCACCTACGACATCGACGGATTCAACGACAACACCTTCGTCAACCAGGGCTATCTTTCGGGCCTCGGCCGCCGCAACAGCTTCGACCTGCGCGCCTTCTATTTCGACGTCCAGGACGCCGACCCCGATGACAATGCCGAGCGCAAGCAGGCGATCGCCCAGACGCTCGACCACGAATATATCGTGCCGCAGCCGGTGCTCGGCGGCGAACTCAGCGTCACCACGAACATCACCAATATCGACCGCGACCTTGCCGATACCGTGACCATCGGCACGAGCGACCGCTTCCTCGGCCTCGAAGGCGGCATGACGCGGCTGACCAGCGAAGTGGAATGGAAGCGCCAGTTCGTCGTGCCGGGCGGGCTCGTGCTGACGCCGTTGCTCGCCGCGCGCGGGGACATTCATCGCCTCGACATGCGCGCGCCAGGCGGCGGCCTCAACCCCTATGGCGGCGCCTACGAGACGGGCGGCAGCGCGACCCGCTCGATGCTGACAGCCGGCCTGGAGGCGCGCTACCCGATCCTCGCGACGACGGACTACAGCACGCACCTCTTCGAACCGATCGCGCAGCTCTACGTGCGTCCCGACGAGGACCTTGCCGGAGGCCTGCCGAACGAGGACTCCCAGAGCTTCGTCTTCGACGCCACTAACCTCTTCGAGCGCGACAAGTTTTCCGGCTTCGACCGTATCGAGGGCGGCACGCGCGCCAATCTCGGCCTGCGCTATACCGGCACCTTCGACAACGGCGTCCTCGTGCGCAGCATCGTCGGCCAGTCGTTCCATCTCGGCGGCGTGAACTCCTTCGCAACGCCCGACCTGGTGAATGCCGGCGCCAATTCCGGCCTCGACACCGACCGCTCCGACTATGTCGGCATGGCGGGCGTGGACCTGCCGAACGGCATTTCCTTCTCCACCAGCGCGCGCCTCGACAAGGACGACCTGTCGCTGCGCCGCTCGGACACCTCGCTGCGTTTCGACGGCGCGAAGGTCGAGACGGAGTTCACCTATACGCGCGTCGCGGCGCAGCCGGACTACGGCTCATTGGAGACCGCCAGCGAACTGCAGAGCAAGGCGGCCTTCAAGTTCCACGACTACTGGTCCGTCTTCGGTTCACTGACCTACGACATCGGCAATCACGTCATTTCGCGCAACGGTATCGGCCTGTCCTACGATGACCGCGACACGGTCTTCTCCATCGTCTACGAGCAGACGAGGGATAGAGGAAATACCAATGCAAACGACTGGTCGATCGGCGCGCGCCTGATGTTCCGCACGCTCGGCGACATAAAGGTCGGCGATGCGACGCTCACCGGTTTCGAATAA
- the lptF gene encoding LPS export ABC transporter permease LptF, whose amino-acid sequence MKLIERYILRRASLMFVATLLPLLGIVWVTQALTSVNLVTDSGQSIFAFLKLATLILPSVIPIILPFALVIGVSQTLTVMNGDSELTVLNSAGASRVTIIRPIMILAVAMSLVSFAVDNFVEPYSRMAVRKMIATAHADMLSAVVQENTFRKITDGLYVQVAERRNGGVLRGLFVADTRDPRFEMVYYAREGAVDENSSALVMKDGEVHRKLPDGNVSIIKFESYAFDLADLTQSAGEANIRPKDRDLPYLINPDPNDPYFKSKPGAFSAELHRRFSEWLFPAVFGLIALVVSGDARSHREARMHPMITALLTALFVRWASFYASNSAENSVYFTVMMYLIPLVTGGLAIRYLARNKSLEIPATLGERLAELRGRLLSRLTGGGSAPAGGGGNP is encoded by the coding sequence ATGAAACTGATCGAGCGCTATATCCTGCGGCGGGCGTCGCTGATGTTCGTCGCCACGCTTCTGCCCCTGCTCGGCATCGTCTGGGTCACGCAGGCGCTGACCAGCGTCAACCTCGTCACGGACAGCGGCCAGTCGATCTTCGCCTTCCTCAAGCTCGCAACGCTGATCCTGCCCTCCGTCATCCCCATCATCCTGCCCTTCGCGCTCGTCATCGGCGTGTCGCAGACGCTGACCGTCATGAACGGCGATTCGGAGCTGACGGTGCTGAATTCGGCCGGCGCCTCGCGCGTGACGATCATCCGGCCGATCATGATCCTTGCCGTGGCGATGAGCCTCGTCTCCTTCGCCGTCGACAATTTCGTGGAACCCTATTCGCGCATGGCCGTGCGCAAGATGATCGCCACGGCCCATGCCGACATGCTGTCCGCCGTCGTGCAGGAGAACACCTTCCGCAAGATCACCGACGGTCTCTACGTGCAGGTGGCGGAACGGCGGAACGGCGGCGTGCTGCGCGGCCTCTTCGTCGCCGACACGCGCGATCCGCGCTTCGAGATGGTCTATTACGCCCGCGAAGGCGCGGTCGACGAGAACAGCTCGGCGCTGGTGATGAAGGACGGCGAGGTGCACCGCAAGCTGCCGGACGGCAACGTCTCCATCATCAAGTTCGAATCCTACGCCTTCGACCTGGCCGACCTCACCCAGAGCGCGGGCGAGGCGAACATCCGTCCCAAGGACCGGGACCTGCCCTATCTCATCAACCCGGATCCGAACGACCCCTACTTCAAGAGCAAGCCGGGCGCCTTTTCCGCCGAACTGCACCGCCGCTTCTCCGAATGGCTGTTTCCCGCGGTCTTCGGCCTGATCGCCCTCGTCGTCAGCGGGGATGCCCGCTCGCACCGCGAGGCGCGCATGCATCCGATGATCACGGCGCTGCTGACGGCGCTCTTCGTGCGATGGGCGAGCTTCTATGCCTCGAACAGTGCGGAAAACTCCGTCTATTTCACGGTCATGATGTATCTCATACCGCTCGTCACCGGCGGCCTTGCGATCCGCTACCTCGCGCGCAACAAGAGCCTGGAGATTCCCGCCACGCTCGGCGAGCGCCTCGCCGAGCTGCGCGGCAGGCTGCTTTCGCGCCTCACGGGCGGCGGCTCGGCCCCGGCCGGCGGAGGCGGCAATCCATGA
- the pdxA gene encoding 4-hydroxythreonine-4-phosphate dehydrogenase PdxA has protein sequence MTTTNIPPLALTMGDPAGIGPDITLALWSAREALSLPPFLFIGDVRVLRERAAVLGLDIAVAAAEPETASAVFPKAIPVLAADCPAPVVPGAPDARNAGAIIGAIETAVALTMAGRTSAVVTNPIAKAVLYDAGFGFPGHTEFLADLAAKATGQASLLPVMLLAGPKLRAVPVTIHIPLKDVPAALTEDLIVETATITARDLRERFGIGRPRLAIAGLNPHAGEGGALGLEDDAVVRPAAARLRAAGIDAVGPLPADTMFHDAARATYDVALCMYHDQALIPAKALGFDTSVNATLGLPFIRTSPDHGTAFAIAGKGVARPDSLLAALRLAAELATHEQLAKAGA, from the coding sequence ATGACGACGACGAACATTCCGCCGCTGGCGCTCACCATGGGCGATCCGGCAGGGATCGGGCCCGACATCACCCTTGCCCTCTGGTCTGCGCGCGAGGCGCTCTCGCTTCCTCCTTTTCTTTTCATCGGCGATGTGCGGGTCCTGCGTGAGCGCGCAGCGGTACTCGGCCTCGATATCGCCGTGGCGGCCGCGGAGCCCGAGACGGCCAGCGCCGTCTTTCCAAAGGCCATCCCCGTGCTCGCCGCCGATTGCCCTGCCCCCGTCGTGCCGGGCGCGCCGGATGCGCGCAATGCCGGCGCGATCATAGGCGCGATCGAGACCGCCGTCGCCCTGACCATGGCCGGCCGGACATCCGCCGTCGTGACGAACCCGATCGCCAAGGCGGTCCTCTACGATGCCGGCTTCGGCTTTCCCGGCCACACGGAGTTCCTTGCCGACCTCGCGGCGAAGGCGACGGGCCAGGCCTCCCTCCTCCCCGTCATGCTGCTCGCCGGGCCGAAACTGCGGGCGGTGCCCGTGACAATCCACATCCCGCTGAAGGACGTTCCCGCCGCGCTCACGGAGGACCTGATCGTCGAGACGGCCACCATCACCGCGCGGGATCTGCGCGAGCGCTTCGGCATTGGAAGGCCGCGCCTTGCCATTGCCGGGCTCAACCCGCATGCGGGCGAAGGCGGCGCGCTGGGGCTGGAGGACGATGCCGTCGTGCGGCCGGCCGCCGCGCGGCTGCGGGCGGCCGGCATCGATGCCGTCGGCCCGCTTCCGGCCGACACGATGTTCCACGACGCCGCCCGCGCGACCTATGACGTGGCGCTCTGCATGTATCACGACCAGGCGCTCATTCCCGCCAAGGCGCTCGGCTTCGACACGTCCGTCAACGCGACGCTGGGCCTGCCCTTCATCCGCACCTCGCCCGACCATGGCACGGCCTTTGCTATCGCCGGAAAGGGCGTCGCGAGGCCGGACAGCCTGCTTGCCGCGCTGCGGCTTGCGGCGGAACTCGCCACGCATGAACAGCTTGCGAAGGCGGGCGCGTGA
- a CDS encoding peptidylprolyl isomerase, whose product MGRQSLVRSMTAGVALAVAAIIAAPAGIAQAATSVVAVVNNTPITSGDVERRINFLKLQRTKGNLRSVAREQLIEEALKREEVLRARASVSTSEVDAAYGRFASSNKMTTDQLGKILNQAGVGPEHFKQFIAIQMSWPRVVNARFGGNANGKTLVERMQEHGGKKPVTTEYFLKQVIFVVPEKRRNAILGKRKAEAEASRSKFPGCDQAKAFAATMHDVSIRDLGRVLAPQMPEDWKPLVEKANGLTTGTRVTERGVEYLAICKKREVNDDVAAEMVFRAEDLAKAKGDENDENSKKYIAELRKKATITER is encoded by the coding sequence ATGGGCAGACAATCTCTGGTGCGATCCATGACGGCGGGCGTTGCGCTGGCGGTGGCGGCGATCATCGCTGCGCCGGCCGGCATTGCGCAGGCGGCGACGTCGGTCGTCGCGGTCGTCAACAACACGCCGATCACGTCGGGCGATGTCGAGCGCCGCATCAACTTCCTGAAGCTGCAGCGCACCAAGGGCAATCTGCGAAGCGTTGCCCGCGAGCAGCTCATCGAGGAAGCGCTGAAGCGCGAGGAGGTGCTCAGGGCGCGCGCTTCCGTCAGCACGAGCGAGGTGGACGCCGCCTATGGGCGCTTCGCCTCGTCCAACAAGATGACGACGGACCAGCTTGGAAAGATCCTCAACCAGGCCGGCGTCGGACCGGAGCATTTCAAGCAGTTCATCGCCATCCAGATGAGCTGGCCGCGCGTGGTCAATGCCCGCTTCGGCGGCAACGCCAACGGCAAGACGCTTGTCGAGCGCATGCAGGAGCACGGCGGCAAGAAGCCGGTGACGACGGAATATTTCCTCAAGCAGGTGATTTTCGTGGTGCCGGAAAAGCGCCGCAACGCGATCCTTGGCAAGCGCAAGGCGGAGGCCGAAGCCTCCCGTTCGAAGTTCCCCGGCTGCGACCAGGCCAAGGCCTTCGCCGCGACGATGCACGACGTGTCGATCCGCGATCTCGGCCGCGTCCTCGCCCCGCAGATGCCAGAGGACTGGAAGCCGCTGGTCGAGAAGGCCAACGGCCTGACGACCGGCACGCGCGTCACCGAACGCGGCGTCGAATATCTCGCGATCTGCAAGAAGCGCGAAGTGAACGACGACGTGGCCGCCGAAATGGTCTTCCGCGCCGAAGACCTCGCCAAGGCCAAGGGCGACGAAAACGACGAGAACAGCAAGAAGTACATCGCCGAACTGCGCAAGAAGGCGACGATCACCGAACGCTGA
- the lptG gene encoding LPS export ABC transporter permease LptG produces MIPTLARYFLRRYVVTTIWFLLGIFALIFIIDFSEMSNRVGSLPHYTVTTGLLVTALRIPTILMQTVPFVALFAGMAALISLNRRYELVVTRAAGISVWQFLRPFVVGAFLFGMLAVLVLNPLAALGSRKAQEFEASWGATNARAENTVPWLRQIYGKDQAIIGAKAMLDGGTRLLNVSVIHFDEGGAIVLRQDADSATLEDGYWLLKNVRETRIGELPVRHDEVQLRTNMKREFVQESLEKPENIAFFELGRKIEAARSFGFPTNAMETQRHSMLALPLLLVAMTLIAACVSLKFSRFNQSRAVILGGILSGFMLYVVTVLVKAFGSSGVVPPFVAAWLPVVVAMSLGATILLHQEDG; encoded by the coding sequence ATGATCCCCACGCTCGCCCGCTACTTCCTTCGCCGCTATGTCGTCACCACGATCTGGTTTCTGCTCGGCATCTTCGCGCTGATCTTCATCATCGACTTCAGCGAGATGTCGAATCGCGTCGGCAGCCTGCCGCACTACACGGTTACCACCGGCCTGCTCGTCACGGCGCTGCGCATTCCCACGATCCTGATGCAGACCGTGCCGTTCGTCGCGCTCTTTGCCGGCATGGCCGCCCTCATCTCGCTCAACCGGCGATACGAGCTGGTCGTCACGCGCGCCGCGGGAATCTCCGTCTGGCAGTTCCTGCGCCCTTTCGTGGTCGGCGCCTTCCTGTTCGGCATGCTGGCGGTGCTGGTGCTCAATCCGCTCGCCGCCCTGGGCAGCAGGAAGGCACAGGAATTCGAAGCCTCCTGGGGCGCGACCAACGCGCGCGCCGAGAACACCGTTCCCTGGCTGCGCCAGATCTACGGAAAGGACCAGGCGATCATCGGCGCGAAGGCGATGCTGGACGGCGGGACGCGCCTCCTCAACGTCTCCGTCATCCACTTCGACGAGGGGGGTGCGATCGTGCTCCGGCAGGACGCCGACTCAGCCACCTTGGAAGATGGTTACTGGCTGCTTAAGAACGTTCGCGAGACGCGCATCGGCGAGCTGCCGGTTCGTCACGATGAGGTACAACTTCGTACCAACATGAAACGGGAGTTCGTCCAGGAGAGCCTGGAAAAGCCTGAAAACATTGCATTTTTCGAGCTTGGACGCAAAATCGAAGCGGCGAGGTCCTTCGGCTTCCCGACGAATGCGATGGAAACGCAGCGTCACTCCATGCTTGCGCTTCCGCTGCTCCTGGTTGCGATGACGCTGATCGCAGCCTGTGTATCGTTAAAATTTAGCCGGTTTAATCAATCGCGTGCGGTGATTCTGGGTGGAATCCTGTCAGGCTTCATGCTTTATGTCGTCACCGTGCTTGTGAAGGCATTCGGAAGCAGCGGTGTTGTTCCTCCGTTCGTTGCGGCCTGGCTCCCAGTGGTCGTCGCAATGTCCTTGGGTGCGACGATTCTTCTGCATCAGGAGGACGGCTAG
- a CDS encoding IS110 family transposase produces the protein MNVIVGIDVSKERLDVHVLPAGDSFFVGNDHAGVDELARRLTRAKAGIVALEATGGYEMLAAAGLSSTGFAVVVVNPAQVRSYAHALGKRAKTDPIDAAVIAAFVTATSPEIRPLHDEESEVFSAIVSRRRQIVQMITAEENRARMALAKETNKSIRRLLAALRRELESLDGDLDGRIRKSPLWRVREALLTSVPGVGPTTARTLIAEMPELGSLDRRRIASLAGVAPFTRQSGKWRGKSFIGGGRSRVRAVLFMAALVAARHNPVLKAFRDRLVAAGKPKIVAIVATMRKLLTILDAIIRDGKPWQSA, from the coding sequence ATGAATGTGATCGTTGGCATCGATGTTTCCAAGGAACGGCTGGATGTGCATGTGCTTCCGGCCGGGGACAGTTTCTTCGTTGGCAATGATCATGCCGGCGTGGATGAACTGGCCAGGCGGCTTACCCGGGCGAAGGCCGGGATCGTGGCGTTGGAGGCGACCGGCGGTTACGAGATGCTTGCAGCCGCAGGCCTGTCTTCGACCGGCTTTGCGGTGGTCGTGGTCAATCCGGCGCAGGTGCGTTCCTATGCCCATGCCCTGGGCAAGCGCGCCAAGACCGATCCGATCGATGCGGCCGTGATCGCAGCCTTCGTGACCGCAACAAGCCCCGAGATCCGGCCGTTGCACGATGAGGAAAGCGAGGTCTTCTCGGCCATCGTTTCGCGCCGCCGCCAGATCGTGCAGATGATCACGGCGGAAGAGAACCGGGCGCGGATGGCCCTGGCGAAGGAGACGAACAAGAGCATCAGGCGGCTGCTTGCCGCGCTGAGGCGTGAACTGGAAAGCCTGGATGGCGATCTGGACGGGCGCATTCGCAAATCGCCCTTGTGGCGGGTGCGCGAGGCCCTTCTGACGTCGGTGCCGGGCGTGGGGCCGACCACGGCCCGCACGCTGATTGCCGAGATGCCGGAACTGGGCAGCCTCGACCGGCGCCGGATCGCGTCATTGGCGGGCGTTGCACCGTTCACGCGGCAGTCGGGCAAGTGGCGCGGCAAGAGCTTCATCGGTGGCGGGCGCAGCCGGGTGCGGGCCGTGCTGTTCATGGCCGCTCTCGTGGCGGCCCGCCACAACCCGGTCCTCAAGGCTTTCCGCGACCGTCTCGTTGCTGCCGGAAAGCCGAAGATCGTCGCCATCGTCGCGACCATGCGAAAGCTCCTCACCATCCTCGACGCCATCATCCGGGACGGAAAACCATGGCAAAGCGCTTGA